Proteins from one Amycolatopsis benzoatilytica AK 16/65 genomic window:
- a CDS encoding LacI family DNA-binding transcriptional regulator: MPRPRSARPTQRDIAEMAGVSITTVSHVVNGTRAVAEETKAAVLRAIETTGYTGDAIARSLVTGGTRSIGMAISLVANPYFAALMHAIEREASANGYTVLLADTHDTAGTERDVVRALRSRRVDGLLITPAPGDGSVLGELVSLDVPTVLMDRLTTRTDIDQVGSENIQATSALTAHLASLGHRRIGMISGAPGLTTSDERVLGYRLGLGRSGLSWAPDLVACGQSSRDGGGLALSTLLALPDPPTALVVANDSMMVGVLHEARRRGLRIGQDLPVVVYDDVEWADLVDPPLTTMAQPIEEIGRRAVRLLLARLADPSRPAETVRLPPTLRHRASCGCGR, translated from the coding sequence ATGCCGCGACCCCGTTCCGCCCGCCCGACCCAGCGCGACATCGCCGAAATGGCGGGCGTGTCCATCACGACGGTGTCGCACGTCGTGAACGGCACCCGGGCGGTGGCCGAGGAAACGAAAGCCGCGGTGCTGCGGGCCATCGAGACCACCGGCTACACCGGCGACGCGATCGCCCGCTCGCTGGTCACCGGCGGCACCCGGTCGATCGGGATGGCGATCTCGCTGGTCGCGAACCCGTACTTCGCGGCATTGATGCACGCGATCGAGCGGGAGGCGTCGGCGAACGGGTACACCGTGCTGCTCGCGGACACGCACGACACCGCCGGCACCGAACGGGACGTGGTGCGCGCGCTGCGTTCGCGCCGGGTCGACGGGCTGCTGATCACCCCCGCGCCGGGCGACGGATCGGTACTCGGCGAACTGGTCTCGCTGGACGTGCCGACCGTGCTGATGGACCGGCTGACCACCCGGACCGACATCGACCAGGTCGGGTCGGAGAACATCCAGGCGACGTCCGCGCTGACCGCGCATCTGGCGTCGCTCGGGCACCGCCGGATCGGGATGATCTCCGGCGCGCCCGGCCTGACCACCAGCGACGAACGCGTGCTCGGCTACCGGCTGGGCCTTGGCCGGTCCGGCCTGAGCTGGGCGCCGGACCTGGTGGCCTGCGGGCAGTCGTCGCGCGACGGCGGCGGGCTCGCGTTGAGCACGCTGCTGGCGCTGCCGGATCCGCCGACCGCGCTGGTGGTGGCCAACGACAGCATGATGGTCGGCGTACTGCACGAGGCGCGGCGGCGCGGGCTGCGGATCGGCCAGGACCTGCCGGTGGTGGTGTACGACGACGTCGAGTGGGCCGATCTGGTGGACCCGCCGCTGACCACGATGGCGCAGCCGATCGAGGAGATCGGCCGCCGGGCCGTGCGGCTGCTGCTCGCCCGCTTGGCGGATCCGTCCCGGCCGGCCGAGACGGTACGGTTGCCGCCGACCTTGCGGCACCGCGCTTCCTGCGGCTGCGGGCGGTAG
- a CDS encoding substrate-binding domain-containing protein → MRHRSLTALALAAVVAASTAGCTVERHWGGSSKTGGNGKAKVGLVTKTDTNPYFVELRNAAAAAAKANGADFSALAGQFDGDNDGQVRAIENLMQQGVNTILITPSSSTGVLKAIKDARDAGILVIALDTATEPANAVDATFATDNFAAGEQQGAYVKAALKGADPKLLMVDGTAGSTVDTQRHGGFLKGIGLKDGAPEIRGRANANGDQSLAQQGMENLLQRTTDLNAVYTMNEPMGRGAYAALKARGLTGQLTVGSIDGGCEGVQNVKDGQFAVTVMQFPRKMAEQGVLAAVEYAKTGKKPSGFVNTGSMAITDHPMPGVPSKDTAWGLQNCWGGTK, encoded by the coding sequence ATGAGACACCGGAGTCTCACCGCACTCGCACTGGCGGCTGTAGTCGCGGCTTCCACCGCCGGGTGCACGGTCGAGCGCCACTGGGGTGGCAGCTCGAAGACCGGCGGCAACGGCAAGGCCAAGGTCGGTCTGGTCACGAAGACCGACACCAATCCCTACTTCGTCGAACTGCGCAATGCCGCGGCCGCCGCGGCGAAGGCCAACGGTGCGGACTTCAGTGCGCTCGCCGGTCAGTTCGACGGTGACAACGACGGCCAGGTCCGCGCGATCGAGAACCTGATGCAGCAGGGCGTCAACACCATCCTGATCACGCCGAGCTCGTCCACCGGCGTGCTCAAGGCCATCAAGGACGCCCGCGACGCCGGCATCCTGGTGATCGCGCTCGACACCGCCACCGAACCGGCCAACGCGGTCGATGCCACCTTCGCCACCGACAACTTCGCGGCCGGCGAGCAGCAGGGCGCGTACGTGAAGGCGGCGCTCAAGGGCGCGGACCCGAAGTTGCTGATGGTCGACGGCACCGCCGGCAGCACGGTCGACACCCAGCGGCACGGCGGATTCCTCAAGGGCATCGGGCTCAAGGACGGCGCGCCGGAGATCCGGGGACGCGCCAATGCCAACGGCGACCAGAGCCTTGCCCAGCAGGGCATGGAGAACCTCCTCCAGCGCACCACCGACCTCAACGCGGTGTACACGATGAACGAGCCGATGGGCCGGGGCGCCTACGCGGCGTTGAAGGCTCGCGGCCTCACCGGACAGCTCACCGTCGGGTCGATCGACGGCGGCTGTGAAGGCGTGCAGAACGTCAAGGACGGCCAGTTCGCGGTCACCGTCATGCAGTTCCCGCGGAAGATGGCCGAACAGGGCGTGCTCGCCGCGGTCGAGTACGCCAAGACCGGCAAGAAGCCGTCCGGGTTCGTGAACACCGGCTCGATGGCGATCACCGACCATCCGATGCCCGGTGTGCCGAGCAAGGACACCGCCTGGGGCCTGCAGAACTGCTGGGGAGGAACGAAATGA
- a CDS encoding ABC transporter permease — protein MTTVPVTNRERETLGEFFLRAPAVGPALALVVAIVVFSLSTDTFFDLDNMSTVVQQSLVVGTLALGQTLIILIAGIDLSNASSMVVATLVMAKLAAAGSNGFFALVVGVALTIVVGLFIGTLATRIKLPAFIITLGTFTGLTAVAKLLAGGQAVPVADGLLTWLGTKRYLFGGIPITYGMTLALIMFLVVWYALTKTAWGKHVYAVGNAPESARLSGIKVNRTVLSVYLVAGLCFGIAAWQALGRTPNADPNQFQLGNLDSITAVVLGGTSLFGGRGSVLGTLFGALVVAVLRSGLTQMGVDGNYQDLATGALLIAAVVVDRIARRQQQS, from the coding sequence ATGACCACCGTGCCGGTCACCAACCGCGAGCGGGAAACGCTCGGCGAGTTCTTCCTCCGCGCGCCCGCGGTCGGCCCGGCGCTCGCGCTGGTCGTGGCGATCGTGGTGTTTTCCCTTTCCACCGACACGTTTTTCGATCTGGACAACATGTCCACGGTGGTCCAGCAGTCGCTGGTGGTCGGCACGCTCGCGCTGGGCCAGACGCTGATCATCCTGATCGCCGGCATCGACCTGTCCAACGCGTCGTCGATGGTCGTGGCGACGCTGGTGATGGCGAAACTGGCCGCGGCCGGATCGAACGGTTTCTTCGCACTCGTCGTCGGCGTCGCGCTGACCATCGTGGTCGGCCTGTTCATCGGCACCTTGGCGACCCGGATCAAGCTGCCCGCCTTCATCATCACGCTCGGCACGTTCACCGGCCTGACCGCGGTGGCGAAGCTGCTCGCCGGCGGGCAGGCGGTCCCGGTGGCCGACGGACTGCTGACCTGGCTCGGCACCAAGCGGTACCTTTTCGGCGGCATCCCGATCACCTACGGCATGACGCTGGCGCTGATCATGTTCCTGGTCGTCTGGTACGCGCTGACGAAAACCGCGTGGGGCAAGCATGTTTACGCGGTCGGCAACGCACCGGAGTCGGCGCGGCTGTCCGGCATCAAGGTCAACCGCACGGTGCTTTCCGTCTACCTGGTCGCCGGCCTGTGCTTCGGCATCGCCGCGTGGCAGGCGCTCGGCCGCACGCCGAACGCCGACCCGAACCAGTTCCAGCTCGGCAACCTCGACTCGATCACCGCGGTGGTGCTGGGCGGCACGAGCCTGTTCGGCGGTCGCGGTTCGGTGCTGGGCACGCTGTTCGGTGCGCTGGTCGTCGCGGTGCTGCGCTCGGGCCTCACGCAGATGGGCGTGGACGGCAATTACCAGGACCTCGCCACCGGCGCGCTGCTGATCGCCGCCGTGGTGGTGGACCGGATCGCACGGAGGCAGCAGCAGTCATGA
- a CDS encoding ATP-binding cassette domain-containing protein, with product MTTSEQPTLSARGLVKRYGRVTAIDGADFDLYPGEVLAVVGDNGAGKSSLIKALSGAVVPDEGEIKVDGKTVHFKSPLDARHFGIETVYQDLAVAPALDIASNMFLGREKRLKGPFGIGLRKLDTGAMRTEAQRILDDLGIKVKSITQLVETLSGGQRQGVAVARAAAFGTKAVIMDEPTAALGVAESAKVLELIGRIRDRGLPVVLISHNMPHVFEIADRIHVHRLGKRVAVVSPKTHSMNQVVGLLTGALKLNDDGEVVEVASTTHAGLT from the coding sequence ATGACTACTTCGGAGCAGCCCACCCTCTCCGCGCGCGGCCTGGTCAAGCGCTACGGCCGGGTGACCGCCATCGACGGCGCCGACTTCGACCTCTACCCCGGCGAAGTGCTCGCCGTGGTGGGCGACAACGGGGCCGGGAAGTCCAGTCTCATCAAGGCATTGTCCGGAGCGGTGGTGCCCGACGAGGGCGAGATCAAAGTGGACGGCAAGACCGTCCACTTCAAGTCTCCGCTGGATGCCCGGCACTTCGGAATCGAGACGGTGTATCAGGATCTGGCGGTCGCGCCGGCGCTCGACATCGCGTCGAACATGTTCCTGGGCCGGGAAAAGCGGCTCAAGGGACCGTTCGGGATCGGCCTGCGCAAGCTCGACACCGGTGCCATGCGCACCGAGGCGCAGCGAATCCTCGACGACCTCGGGATCAAGGTCAAATCCATTACCCAGCTGGTGGAAACGCTCTCCGGCGGGCAGCGGCAAGGCGTGGCGGTGGCTCGCGCGGCGGCGTTCGGCACCAAAGCGGTGATCATGGACGAGCCGACTGCCGCGCTGGGCGTCGCGGAGTCGGCGAAGGTGCTGGAGCTGATCGGCCGGATCCGCGACCGCGGCCTGCCGGTGGTGCTGATCAGCCACAACATGCCGCATGTGTTCGAGATCGCCGATCGGATCCACGTGCATCGACTCGGCAAACGGGTCGCCGTGGTGTCGCCGAAGACGCACAGCATGAACCAGGTCGTCGGCCTGCTCACCGGTGCGCTGAAGCTGAACGACGACGGCGAAGTGGTCGAGGTCGCGTCCACCACCCACGCCGGGCTGACCTGA
- a CDS encoding PfkB family carbohydrate kinase, translating into MLLAGLCTVDVVQRVAAFPEPSEKVQSLQVDVAAGGPATNAAVTVAALGGQAILVTALGAHPLAALARADLEARGVDLVDLAPQRCEAPPVSAVVVRDRDGERTVVSRNAAADPPLELSGLAALFDGIDAVLVDGHHPELALAVAEEARRREVPVVLDAGSWKPVLDQLLPLVQVAACSAGFRAPAPSLAERGVPVTIVTAGPEPVRWSTTEDSGQVPVPPTRARDTLGAGDVWHGALAYAVARRDGDVPGWIGYANAVAAERVQHVGPRSWTKAVGKLAGSREEGVR; encoded by the coding sequence GTGCTGCTGGCGGGGTTGTGCACCGTCGATGTCGTCCAGCGGGTCGCGGCATTCCCGGAACCGAGCGAGAAGGTGCAGTCACTGCAGGTGGACGTCGCGGCTGGCGGGCCGGCGACGAACGCCGCGGTGACGGTAGCCGCGCTCGGCGGGCAAGCGATCCTCGTGACGGCGCTCGGCGCACACCCGCTGGCAGCGCTCGCCCGCGCCGATCTGGAAGCCCGCGGCGTCGATCTGGTCGACCTCGCTCCGCAGCGCTGCGAAGCGCCTCCGGTCAGTGCGGTCGTGGTGCGCGATCGAGACGGCGAGCGCACCGTCGTCTCGCGCAACGCGGCCGCGGACCCGCCGCTGGAATTGTCCGGCCTGGCCGCCCTTTTCGACGGCATTGACGCCGTTCTCGTCGACGGGCACCATCCTGAGCTAGCGCTTGCGGTGGCCGAAGAAGCCCGCCGACGCGAAGTTCCGGTCGTGCTCGACGCGGGCAGCTGGAAGCCGGTACTGGACCAGTTGCTGCCGCTGGTCCAGGTGGCCGCCTGTTCCGCGGGATTCCGTGCTCCCGCACCGAGTCTTGCCGAACGCGGAGTGCCGGTCACCATCGTCACCGCGGGCCCGGAGCCGGTGCGGTGGAGCACTACGGAAGACTCTGGGCAGGTCCCCGTGCCGCCCACCCGGGCGCGGGACACGCTGGGGGCCGGCGACGTGTGGCACGGTGCGCTCGCGTACGCGGTGGCAAGGCGGGACGGAGACGTTCCCGGCTGGATCGGCTACGCGAACGCGGTGGCCGCGGAGCGCGTACAGCACGTGGGTCCGCGGTCGTGGACCAAGGCGGTCGGGAAACTGGCCGGGAGCAGAGAAGAAGGAGTGCGATGA
- a CDS encoding nucleoside/nucleotide kinase family protein encodes MTAFEDLLARAEKLAKPRERHVLGIIGAPASGKTTLAWAIANALGSRAAVVGMDGFHLAQVELQRLGRTDRKGAPDTFDAAGYVQLIRRLAEGRETVYAPEFRREIEEPIAGAVPVAPEVQLVITEGNYLLLQDDPWSGVRQYLTEAWFLAPDEPERIERLVSRHRRYGRSLVEARQRALGSDQRNADLIANTRDRADLVLENLPLTNFAL; translated from the coding sequence ATGACGGCGTTCGAGGACCTCCTGGCGCGGGCCGAGAAACTGGCGAAACCGCGGGAACGGCATGTGCTCGGCATCATCGGCGCGCCCGCTTCCGGCAAGACCACGCTGGCCTGGGCGATCGCGAACGCGCTCGGCTCGCGGGCCGCGGTGGTCGGGATGGACGGTTTCCATCTGGCCCAGGTCGAGCTGCAGCGGCTCGGCCGTACCGACCGCAAGGGTGCGCCGGACACCTTCGACGCGGCCGGCTACGTGCAGCTGATCCGCCGGCTCGCCGAAGGACGCGAGACGGTCTACGCGCCGGAGTTCCGCCGCGAGATCGAGGAACCGATCGCCGGTGCGGTCCCGGTCGCGCCGGAGGTGCAGCTGGTCATCACCGAGGGCAACTACCTGCTGCTGCAGGACGACCCGTGGAGCGGGGTGCGCCAGTACCTCACCGAAGCCTGGTTCCTCGCTCCGGACGAGCCGGAGCGGATCGAGCGGCTGGTATCGCGGCACCGCCGCTACGGCCGGTCGCTGGTCGAGGCCCGGCAGCGCGCGCTCGGCTCGGACCAGCGCAACGCGGACCTGATCGCGAACACCCGCGATCGGGCCGACCTGGTGCTGGAGAACCTGCCGCTGACGAATTTCGCACTCTGA
- a CDS encoding SDR family oxidoreductase, with amino-acid sequence MGVLIVTGGSRGIGAAVCELAAERGYDVVVNFSGDPSPAEQVAERVRSRGAQALAFRADVSDERQVSALFEAAAELGPLAGLVNNAGVTGNTPGRLDEQTVETFRRVLDINVTGVFLCCREAVRRLSTRYGGPGGAIVNVSSIAARTGSAGEWVHYAASKAAVDTLSVGLAREVADEGVRVNVVSPGLIDTGLHVAAGLPDRLERLSPGIPLRRPGQPEEIAGAVLWLLSPEASYTVGSVLEIGGGR; translated from the coding sequence ATGGGGGTCCTGATCGTCACCGGCGGCAGCCGGGGCATCGGCGCGGCGGTGTGCGAGCTGGCCGCCGAACGCGGCTACGACGTGGTGGTGAACTTTTCCGGCGACCCGTCCCCGGCCGAACAGGTCGCCGAGCGGGTGCGGTCCCGCGGTGCGCAAGCGCTTGCGTTCCGGGCCGACGTGTCGGACGAACGGCAGGTCAGCGCCCTGTTCGAGGCGGCGGCCGAGCTCGGCCCGCTGGCCGGGCTGGTGAACAACGCGGGGGTTACCGGCAACACGCCGGGCCGGCTGGACGAGCAGACCGTCGAGACGTTCCGCCGGGTGCTGGACATCAACGTCACCGGCGTTTTCCTGTGCTGCCGGGAGGCGGTGCGGCGGTTGTCGACCCGCTACGGCGGTCCGGGCGGCGCGATCGTGAACGTCTCGTCCATCGCCGCGCGCACCGGGTCAGCGGGCGAGTGGGTGCACTACGCGGCGTCGAAGGCGGCGGTCGACACGCTCAGCGTCGGGCTGGCCCGGGAGGTCGCCGACGAGGGCGTCCGGGTCAACGTCGTGTCGCCCGGCCTGATCGACACCGGCCTGCACGTGGCCGCCGGGCTGCCGGACCGGCTGGAGCGGCTCAGCCCCGGCATCCCGCTGCGCCGTCCCGGCCAGCCGGAGGAGATCGCCGGCGCGGTGCTGTGGCTGCTGTCTCCGGAAGCGTCCTACACCGTCGGTTCGGTACTGGAGATCGGCGGCGGCCGCTGA
- a CDS encoding VOC family protein: MPKLTSVHHLALTVTDVDRSVPWYVRVLDLEESHRREDPETGVRKVVLRSAGDGFSVVLVQHPIAVRPAFDERHTGLDHVAFSVSSRAEVAEWENRLREYGVSYLPATESHTFEGSSVIVFRDPDGIQLEIWSDPA; the protein is encoded by the coding sequence ATGCCCAAGCTCACGTCTGTGCACCATCTGGCGCTCACCGTGACCGATGTGGACCGCAGTGTTCCGTGGTACGTCCGGGTGCTCGACCTCGAGGAGAGCCACCGGCGGGAGGACCCGGAAACCGGGGTCCGCAAGGTCGTTCTCCGCTCGGCGGGCGACGGCTTCTCCGTGGTGCTGGTGCAGCATCCGATCGCCGTGCGGCCCGCGTTCGACGAGCGCCACACTGGTCTGGACCATGTCGCGTTCTCGGTGTCCTCCCGGGCCGAAGTGGCCGAATGGGAGAACCGGCTGCGCGAGTACGGAGTGTCGTACCTCCCCGCCACCGAATCGCACACCTTCGAGGGATCGTCGGTGATCGTGTTCCGCGATCCGGACGGCATCCAGCTGGAAATCTGGTCCGACCCGGCCTGA
- a CDS encoding DedA family protein translates to MNLDAALPAHAAGIGLSWLDTAGPVLVWVIVLSFVLIECALIIGLFLPGDSLLFGAGVVLAQHGSDVNAWLLSAAALLTAVVGNQIGYYIGRGAGTTLIARRGGRVLNRHNLERAQAFLDRRGFFAIVAARWIPWIRTLAPLIAGAARMDARRFMLATFTGGLLWVPTLVLLGYYGAGLLDAIPWVKTAALWVSVAFFVVGTGYGVLRYRQEMRRPVDEPADDRA, encoded by the coding sequence GTGAACCTCGACGCCGCCCTGCCCGCGCACGCCGCGGGGATCGGCCTGAGCTGGCTGGACACCGCCGGCCCGGTGCTCGTCTGGGTCATCGTGCTGTCCTTCGTGCTGATCGAATGCGCGCTCATCATCGGGCTCTTCCTGCCCGGCGACTCCCTGCTGTTCGGCGCGGGAGTGGTGCTCGCCCAGCACGGATCGGACGTCAACGCCTGGCTGCTGTCCGCGGCCGCGCTGCTCACCGCGGTGGTCGGCAATCAGATCGGCTACTACATCGGCCGCGGCGCCGGCACCACGCTGATCGCCCGCCGCGGCGGGCGGGTCTTGAACCGGCACAACCTCGAACGGGCGCAAGCATTCCTCGACCGACGGGGCTTCTTCGCGATCGTCGCGGCCAGGTGGATCCCGTGGATCCGCACGCTGGCCCCGCTCATCGCGGGCGCGGCGAGGATGGACGCGCGCCGTTTCATGCTCGCCACCTTCACCGGCGGTCTGCTGTGGGTGCCGACGCTGGTGCTGCTCGGCTACTACGGGGCCGGTTTGCTGGATGCGATCCCGTGGGTCAAGACCGCGGCGCTCTGGGTGAGCGTGGCGTTCTTCGTGGTCGGCACCGGGTACGGCGTGCTGCGCTACCGCCAGGAAATGCGCCGCCCGGTGGACGAGCCCGCCGACGATCGCGCCTGA
- a CDS encoding YceI family protein, whose protein sequence is MSGGLRAQLRSNGGWPVENAVLTVTDLNGRQVARQVTDAKGAVVTDPLPPGVYTAVITAPGYTPMARTVQIGSDGAGLLGDIALVPVSGAIELPPAGPWTIDPMHSSVVATARHMGIASIKVRFPDVAGRIEVARPVEKSTVHAEIKAGSLESGIKMRDDHLRSGEFLDADAYPLITFESTGLSQLGTDSWALRGVLTLHGERREVTLDLRYTGHGPDPWGGVRAAFHAETQLHRNDFAINYSAMVRAGVAAIGTTVKVELDIEAVQGESLPQF, encoded by the coding sequence ATGAGCGGGGGCCTGCGCGCGCAACTGCGTTCGAACGGCGGCTGGCCGGTCGAGAACGCGGTGCTCACGGTCACCGACCTCAACGGCCGGCAGGTCGCGCGGCAGGTAACGGACGCGAAGGGGGCAGTGGTCACCGATCCGCTGCCCCCGGGCGTCTACACCGCGGTGATCACTGCCCCCGGGTACACGCCGATGGCTCGCACCGTGCAGATCGGCTCCGACGGGGCCGGCCTGCTCGGCGACATCGCGCTGGTGCCGGTTTCCGGCGCGATCGAGCTGCCGCCCGCCGGGCCTTGGACGATCGACCCGATGCACTCCTCGGTGGTCGCCACCGCGCGGCACATGGGCATCGCCAGCATCAAGGTGCGCTTCCCGGACGTCGCCGGCCGGATCGAGGTGGCCCGCCCGGTGGAGAAGTCCACCGTGCACGCCGAGATCAAGGCGGGCAGCCTGGAGAGCGGCATCAAGATGCGCGACGACCACCTGCGCTCGGGGGAATTCCTCGACGCGGACGCGTATCCGCTCATCACGTTCGAAAGCACCGGGCTGTCCCAGCTCGGCACGGACAGCTGGGCGCTGCGCGGGGTGCTGACGCTGCACGGCGAACGCCGCGAAGTCACGCTCGACCTGCGCTACACCGGGCACGGGCCGGACCCGTGGGGCGGCGTGCGCGCCGCGTTCCACGCCGAAACGCAATTGCACCGCAACGATTTCGCGATCAACTACAGCGCGATGGTGCGGGCCGGCGTGGCCGCGATCGGCACGACCGTCAAGGTGGAGCTGGACATCGAGGCGGTGCAGGGCGAGTCCCTGCCGCAGTTCTGA
- a CDS encoding MFS transporter, with translation MTSTVEQQPQPRGGAVAAAEGDSTPRLSHRQIVTIISGLMCGMFLAALDQTIVGTSIVRIANDLHGFDLQAWVTTAYLITSTIATPIYGKLSDIYGRKPFYLAAIAIFVAGSAASTFAQSMYQLAAFRAVQGIGAGGLMSLAMTIIGDVVPPRERARYQGYFLAVFGTSTVLGPVLGGFFAGFDTLAGLHGWRWVFLINVPIGVIAFFVVAKVLNVPHNRHTHKIDWWGALAMVVAVVPFLIVAEQGQKWGWGDQKSIWMYIIGGVGVVLFIVIEKLMKDAALIPLRLFKNSTFTVAIVGGVIVGVAMFGAITMIPQYLQVVQGYTPTESGLLMLPLMVGIMSASIISGRITSKTGRYKIFPVIGTILIAGGAFFFATVKYDSALWHPLLAALIIGLGLGQCMQTLIIAVQNAGPRKDMGVSTASATFFRQIGGTAGVAVFLTILFNVLPGNITKAFGGHVPAGAGSKIGDLSSNTSVIQSLPDAVKIPVLTGFTDSISTVFWVAGGVALLATLVLLFMKEIPLAGMNPAAAAVEGGEALLDLDEESTPALAAPAAEETVKAGSLFEESPREPALVGVGGRHSLTNGNGHGDAQAIADAKPMPISNSLADSELGMTTGTGGLPITGHVRRQDGSHVAAAALTLIDQQGRQVARATGNGDGSYSIPTQGPGTYVLIVSAPGHQPQASSVIVGGHPANLDVTLTGSGELTGVVRAIGTANPLANATVTLTDSRGEVNGAYITAADGVYTFSGVGAGQYTLVASGPHYRPVAVTLTVPDSGILRHDVELAGSVLLQGVARTEGDRIVPDARITVLDENGNVSAVARTDSEGRYVVSDLPIGSYTVVASGYPPATSQVTLADGEAQHDVRLSYEQALDDLVDRA, from the coding sequence ATGACTTCCACCGTTGAACAACAGCCTCAGCCGAGAGGGGGAGCCGTTGCCGCCGCAGAAGGCGACAGCACTCCGCGGCTGAGCCACCGCCAGATCGTCACGATCATCAGCGGCCTGATGTGCGGCATGTTCCTCGCCGCGCTGGACCAGACGATCGTGGGTACCTCGATCGTCCGGATCGCCAACGACCTGCACGGCTTCGACCTGCAGGCGTGGGTCACCACCGCGTACCTGATCACCTCGACGATCGCCACGCCGATCTACGGCAAGCTTTCCGACATCTACGGCCGCAAGCCGTTCTACCTCGCCGCGATCGCCATCTTCGTCGCCGGGTCGGCGGCCTCGACCTTCGCCCAGTCGATGTACCAGCTGGCCGCGTTCCGCGCGGTCCAGGGCATCGGCGCCGGCGGTCTGATGTCGCTTGCGATGACCATCATCGGCGACGTCGTCCCGCCGCGGGAACGCGCTCGCTACCAGGGTTACTTCCTGGCCGTGTTCGGCACCTCGACGGTGCTCGGCCCGGTGCTCGGCGGTTTCTTCGCCGGCTTCGACACGCTTGCCGGCCTGCACGGCTGGCGCTGGGTCTTCCTGATCAACGTGCCGATCGGCGTCATCGCGTTCTTCGTGGTGGCGAAGGTCCTGAACGTCCCGCACAACCGCCACACCCACAAGATCGACTGGTGGGGCGCGCTCGCCATGGTCGTCGCCGTGGTGCCGTTCCTGATCGTCGCCGAACAGGGCCAGAAGTGGGGCTGGGGCGACCAGAAGTCGATCTGGATGTACATCATCGGCGGCGTCGGCGTCGTGCTGTTCATCGTGATCGAGAAGCTGATGAAGGACGCCGCGCTGATCCCGCTGCGGCTGTTCAAGAACTCGACCTTCACCGTCGCCATCGTCGGCGGCGTGATCGTCGGCGTGGCGATGTTCGGCGCGATCACCATGATCCCGCAGTACCTGCAGGTCGTGCAGGGCTACACGCCCACGGAGTCGGGTCTGTTGATGCTGCCGCTGATGGTCGGCATCATGTCCGCGTCGATCATCTCCGGCCGGATCACCTCGAAGACCGGGCGCTACAAGATCTTCCCGGTCATCGGCACCATCCTGATCGCGGGCGGCGCGTTCTTCTTCGCCACCGTGAAGTACGACTCGGCGTTGTGGCACCCGCTGCTCGCCGCGCTGATCATCGGCCTCGGCCTCGGCCAGTGCATGCAGACGCTGATCATCGCGGTGCAGAACGCCGGGCCGCGCAAGGACATGGGCGTCTCGACCGCGTCCGCCACGTTCTTCCGCCAGATCGGCGGTACCGCCGGTGTCGCGGTGTTCCTGACGATTCTGTTCAACGTGCTGCCGGGCAACATCACCAAGGCGTTCGGCGGGCACGTGCCGGCCGGCGCGGGCAGCAAGATCGGCGACCTTTCCAGCAACACCAGCGTCATCCAGTCGCTGCCGGACGCGGTGAAGATCCCGGTCCTGACCGGCTTCACCGACTCCATCAGCACGGTGTTCTGGGTCGCCGGCGGCGTCGCGCTGCTGGCCACCCTGGTGCTGCTGTTCATGAAGGAGATCCCGCTGGCCGGCATGAACCCGGCCGCCGCTGCGGTCGAGGGCGGCGAGGCGCTGCTGGATCTCGACGAGGAGAGCACGCCGGCGCTCGCGGCCCCGGCCGCGGAGGAGACTGTCAAGGCAGGCTCGCTGTTCGAGGAGTCGCCCAGGGAGCCGGCGCTGGTCGGGGTCGGCGGACGACACTCGCTGACCAACGGCAACGGCCACGGTGACGCGCAGGCGATCGCAGACGCCAAGCCGATGCCGATCAGCAACTCGCTGGCCGATTCCGAGCTCGGCATGACCACCGGAACCGGCGGCCTGCCGATCACCGGGCATGTGCGCAGGCAGGACGGCAGCCACGTGGCCGCGGCCGCGCTCACCCTGATCGACCAGCAGGGCCGTCAGGTGGCGCGGGCGACCGGCAACGGCGACGGCAGCTACTCGATCCCGACCCAGGGACCGGGCACCTACGTGCTGATCGTGTCCGCTCCCGGGCACCAGCCGCAGGCGTCCAGCGTGATCGTCGGCGGACACCCGGCCAACCTGGACGTCACCCTGACCGGCTCCGGAGAGCTGACCGGGGTGGTGCGAGCGATCGGCACCGCCAACCCGCTGGCCAACGCGACGGTGACGCTCACCGACTCGCGCGGCGAGGTCAACGGCGCGTACATCACCGCCGCGGACGGCGTCTACACCTTCAGCGGCGTCGGCGCCGGGCAGTACACGCTGGTCGCGAGCGGCCCGCACTACCGCCCGGTCGCGGTCACGCTGACCGTGCCGGACAGCGGCATCCTGCGCCACGACGTGGAGCTGGCCGGCTCGGTGCTGCTCCAGGGCGTCGCGCGGACCGAGGGCGACCGGATCGTGCCGGACGCGCGGATCACCGTGCTCGACGAGAACGGCAACGTCTCGGCGGTGGCCCGCACCGACAGCGAAGGCCGGTATGTGGTCAGCGACCTGCCGATCGGCTCGTACACCGTGGTGGCCAGCGGCTACCCGCCGGCCACCAGCCAGGTGACGCTGGCCGACGGCGAGGCCCAGCACGACGTGCGGCTGAGCTACGAGCAGGCGCTCGACGACCTGGTCGACCGCGCATGA